One Mycolicibacterium parafortuitum DNA segment encodes these proteins:
- a CDS encoding acyl-CoA thioesterase, producing MATHPFDEALELSPGDAGTLTGKTSPDWANMVGPFGGMTAATLLRAVEVQPERLGHPVALTVNFTAPVADGAFDVRATAVRTNRSNQHWSVELSQDGEIKTTATAVFGHRRDTWADIERQRPPAPGPEEVPAEGLPEAIVWARNYDMRHVDGAPPLDGQPRPSSASTLWVRDSRGRAMDYAALTAFSDIFYPRVYRRLGAPLPAGTISMTAYFHADAPEIASVGDDFILGRAQANRFAGGYFDQSAELWSRSGDLLATTHQLVYFKT from the coding sequence GTGGCCACTCATCCGTTCGACGAAGCACTCGAGCTCAGTCCTGGGGACGCCGGCACGCTGACCGGCAAGACGTCCCCGGACTGGGCCAACATGGTCGGGCCGTTCGGCGGGATGACGGCCGCGACGCTGCTTCGCGCCGTGGAGGTGCAGCCCGAGCGCCTCGGACACCCGGTCGCCCTGACGGTGAACTTCACCGCCCCGGTCGCCGACGGGGCGTTCGACGTCAGGGCGACGGCGGTGCGCACCAACCGCAGCAATCAGCACTGGTCCGTCGAGTTGTCCCAGGACGGCGAGATCAAGACCACCGCCACCGCGGTGTTCGGGCACCGGCGCGACACCTGGGCCGACATCGAACGGCAGCGGCCGCCGGCCCCGGGGCCCGAGGAGGTTCCCGCCGAAGGCCTGCCCGAGGCGATCGTGTGGGCGCGCAACTACGACATGCGTCACGTCGACGGGGCGCCGCCGCTGGACGGACAACCGCGGCCGTCGTCGGCCTCCACGCTTTGGGTGCGCGACAGTCGTGGCCGCGCAATGGATTACGCCGCCCTGACCGCGTTCAGCGACATCTTCTATCCCCGCGTGTACCGCCGCCTCGGCGCGCCGCTGCCCGCCGGGACGATCTCGATGACCGCGTACTTCCACGCCGACGCCCCCGAAATCGCGTCCGTCGGCGATGACTTCATCCTCGGCCGGGCCCAGGCCAACCGGTTCGCCGGCGGCTACTTCGACCAGTCCGCCGAGCTCTGGAGCCGCAGCGGCGACCTTCTGGCCACCACCCACCAGCTGGTCTACTTCAAAACCTGA
- a CDS encoding PrsW family intramembrane metalloprotease, translating into MSFRPAQPVPPAPHLYGAPFTRQIRKVGAPLGVLIALGTVAGLIVIVLTLANPVGTAVGFVLSSVAMAVVVLAYLWLDRWEPEPPRLLIFAFIWGTSVAVVVSAILQVVLDTWLNPGVDPDATGTSAFTLVVGAPMTEEAAKGLFLLLMMTGARRRELNSLTDCLVYAGLVGAGFAWLEDILYIANGESLAESLFTAALRLVMGPFAHSLFTTMFALGVWFALHRRSGVAKAGCVLLGYAGAVVLHAMWNGSSLLGAGAYFGTYVFWMVPIFGLTIALAVHSRRREQRIVAEKLPGMVAAGVISPNEATWLGSMKTRKQAVAEAARFGGKPAATSVRRFAQQVTELAFVRDRIDRGFGDPRVTALLHEETYAVYAARAESPALHQMAYYRAQAPIHR; encoded by the coding sequence ATGTCGTTCCGTCCGGCGCAACCGGTCCCGCCTGCCCCGCACCTCTATGGAGCGCCGTTCACGCGCCAGATCCGCAAGGTCGGGGCGCCGCTGGGGGTGCTCATCGCGCTGGGCACGGTGGCGGGCCTGATCGTCATCGTGCTGACGCTGGCGAACCCGGTCGGCACCGCCGTCGGTTTCGTGTTGTCCAGCGTCGCGATGGCCGTCGTGGTGCTGGCCTACCTGTGGCTGGACCGCTGGGAACCCGAACCGCCCCGGCTGTTGATCTTCGCGTTCATCTGGGGCACGTCGGTCGCCGTGGTCGTGTCGGCGATCCTGCAGGTCGTCCTCGACACCTGGCTCAATCCCGGCGTGGACCCGGATGCCACCGGGACCAGCGCGTTCACCCTGGTCGTCGGGGCGCCGATGACCGAGGAGGCGGCCAAGGGCCTGTTCCTGCTGTTGATGATGACGGGGGCGCGCCGCAGGGAACTGAACTCGCTGACCGACTGCCTGGTCTATGCCGGGCTGGTCGGTGCCGGATTCGCCTGGCTGGAGGACATCCTCTACATCGCCAACGGCGAGTCGTTGGCGGAGTCGCTGTTCACCGCCGCGCTGCGGCTGGTGATGGGGCCGTTCGCGCATTCGCTGTTCACCACGATGTTCGCGCTCGGAGTGTGGTTCGCCCTGCACCGGCGCAGTGGGGTCGCGAAGGCGGGCTGCGTGCTGCTCGGTTACGCCGGTGCGGTGGTGCTGCACGCGATGTGGAACGGGTCGTCGCTGCTCGGGGCCGGCGCCTACTTCGGCACCTACGTGTTCTGGATGGTGCCGATCTTCGGGCTGACCATCGCGCTGGCCGTGCACAGCCGGCGCCGCGAACAGCGCATCGTGGCCGAGAAACTGCCGGGCATGGTCGCCGCCGGGGTGATCAGCCCCAACGAGGCGACGTGGCTCGGCTCGATGAAAACCCGCAAGCAGGCCGTGGCCGAGGCGGCCCGCTTCGGCGGTAAACCCGCCGCGACGTCGGTGCGGAGGTTCGCCCAGCAGGTCACCGAGCTGGCGTTCGTCCGCGACCGCATCGACCGGGGATTCGGGGACCCCCGGGTGACCGCGCTGCTGCACGAGGAGACCTATGCGGTCTACGCGGCCAGGGCCGAATCCCCCGCACTGCACCAGATGGCCTACTACCGCGCGCAGGCACCGATCCACAGATAA
- a CDS encoding adenylate/guanylate cyclase domain-containing protein, translating to MAETSYAPCGDLSLAYQVFGDGPIEMVFVGPFVSHIELFWTLPEFKSFFDHLATFCRVVIFDKAGLGLSDPIHGIRTLDQRAEEIEAVMDAVGFSTAVIFGMSEGGTAAMLFAATRPQRTRALVVYASYPFMSADWEDLDSDPGEVYARLLADADETDVRYLPTTDQLALLLQMGLAVRDHWGTGMAAGIGFPSIHGRRQLAMFERMSASPGMVRATIESLFHIDIRAVLPTIAIPTLVIHSRDDKVIPVPCGRYLADHIPGARYLEVGGADHAPWHTEPNRILAEVENLVTGTHHTPRQAHRALRTVLFTDIIASTERAAACGDQQWRVVLQRFNEITGDLTTRHGGTVVKSTGDGHLATFDGPTQAIRCAEAVLADAEALGIELRAGIHTGECELLDADIGGIAVHIAARILGHAGAGDIVVSSTVRDLVVGSGTGFEDRGVVALRGVPGTWRLLAVDRTGTSTSREAVLAAQTTPAPGAGMHRTDRAVAVMARHTPWLLRGLSHFTATGAPDRQVLK from the coding sequence ATGGCGGAGACGTCATACGCGCCGTGCGGGGATCTCAGCCTGGCGTATCAGGTGTTCGGCGACGGGCCCATCGAGATGGTCTTCGTCGGACCGTTCGTGAGTCACATCGAACTGTTCTGGACACTGCCCGAGTTCAAATCGTTCTTCGATCATCTGGCGACGTTCTGCCGGGTGGTGATCTTCGACAAGGCCGGTCTCGGATTGTCGGACCCGATCCACGGCATTCGCACCCTCGACCAGCGCGCCGAAGAGATCGAGGCCGTCATGGACGCCGTCGGCTTCTCCACCGCGGTGATCTTCGGTATGAGCGAAGGCGGCACGGCGGCAATGCTTTTCGCGGCGACGCGACCCCAGCGGACACGCGCGCTGGTGGTCTACGCGTCATACCCGTTCATGTCGGCGGACTGGGAGGACCTCGATTCCGACCCCGGCGAGGTCTACGCGCGTCTGCTCGCCGATGCCGACGAGACCGACGTCCGCTACCTGCCCACCACCGATCAGCTCGCCCTGCTGTTGCAGATGGGCCTCGCCGTCCGCGATCACTGGGGCACCGGCATGGCGGCGGGCATCGGCTTTCCGTCGATCCACGGCCGGCGTCAGCTCGCGATGTTCGAGCGGATGAGCGCCAGCCCCGGCATGGTCCGGGCGACGATCGAGTCCTTGTTCCACATCGACATCCGCGCCGTGCTGCCCACCATCGCGATACCGACGCTGGTGATCCACTCCCGCGACGACAAGGTCATCCCCGTCCCCTGCGGACGATACCTCGCCGATCACATCCCCGGCGCTCGCTATCTGGAGGTGGGCGGCGCCGACCACGCACCGTGGCACACCGAACCGAACCGGATCCTGGCCGAGGTGGAGAACCTCGTCACCGGCACCCATCACACTCCCAGGCAGGCGCACCGGGCGCTGCGGACAGTGCTGTTCACCGACATCATCGCGTCCACCGAACGCGCGGCGGCCTGCGGGGACCAGCAGTGGCGGGTGGTGTTGCAGCGGTTCAACGAGATCACCGGCGACCTGACCACCCGGCACGGCGGAACCGTCGTCAAGAGCACCGGCGACGGCCATCTCGCAACGTTCGACGGGCCCACGCAGGCGATCCGGTGCGCCGAGGCCGTGCTCGCCGACGCCGAGGCGCTGGGCATCGAACTGCGGGCGGGCATCCACACCGGCGAGTGCGAACTGCTCGACGCCGACATCGGCGGCATCGCCGTCCACATAGCGGCCCGGATCCTCGGTCATGCCGGAGCCGGCGACATCGTCGTCTCCAGCACAGTCCGCGACCTGGTGGTCGGCTCGGGCACCGGCTTCGAGGACCGCGGCGTCGTGGCGCTGCGCGGCGTCCCCGGTACCTGGCGGCTGCTGGCCGTCGACCGGACCGGGACGTCGACGTCGCGAGAGGCCGTGCTGGCCGCGCAGACCACTCCCGCGCCGGGCGCCGGTATGCACCGGACCGACCGGGCGGTGGCCGTGATGGCACGGCACACACCGTGGCTGCTGCGCGGGCTCAGCCATTTCACGGCGACGGGCGCGCCGGACCGTCAGGTTTTGAAGTAG
- a CDS encoding alpha/beta fold hydrolase: MATLVLIPGMCHGAWCFDELSASLREVGHHVLALTLTGVAERGHLLPGGVNLDTHITDVLAAVDHDEDAGDDLILVGHSYGGMVIAGVADRIPDRVDSLVFLDAVVPRDGEACWDIVNDEERQWYVKVDASGFGVPPLPFFDPRATAHPLASVLQPVRLRGDLNRFRRRVFVYARDWPGESPLQPSYDRVRDDPGWCCHELDGKHNLMRDCPEDLVRILRETAES; the protein is encoded by the coding sequence ATGGCGACGTTGGTTCTGATCCCGGGAATGTGTCACGGGGCATGGTGTTTCGACGAACTGTCAGCCTCGCTGCGCGAGGTCGGTCACCACGTCCTCGCGCTGACCCTGACCGGGGTGGCCGAGCGGGGCCACCTGCTGCCGGGCGGCGTCAACCTCGACACCCACATCACCGATGTGCTGGCCGCCGTCGACCACGACGAGGACGCCGGCGACGATCTGATCCTGGTCGGACACAGCTACGGCGGCATGGTGATCGCGGGGGTCGCCGACCGCATCCCGGACCGGGTCGACTCGCTGGTGTTCCTCGACGCGGTGGTCCCCCGCGACGGCGAGGCCTGCTGGGACATCGTCAACGACGAGGAACGTCAGTGGTACGTCAAAGTCGACGCGTCCGGGTTCGGCGTCCCACCGCTGCCGTTCTTCGACCCGCGCGCGACCGCGCATCCGCTGGCGTCGGTGCTGCAGCCGGTGCGGCTGCGCGGAGACCTGAACCGGTTCCGGCGCCGGGTGTTCGTCTATGCGCGCGACTGGCCGGGCGAATCACCGTTGCAGCCGTCATACGACCGGGTCCGCGACGATCCGGGGTGGTGCTGCCATGAGCTCGACGGCAAGCACAACCTGATGCGGGACTGTCCCGAGGATCTCGTCCGCATCCTGCGGGAAACCGCCGAGAGTTGA
- a CDS encoding threonine/serine ThrE exporter family protein — METTRADAHIQFLARLGASMAAANYPVTLIRQMLQRASAAYGITTESVVLPNNVQVIGPAGPNGTTIKSAAVDTDLRFDQTFPLARLVSAARRGAVEPAAGEAELRRITAAPHRLPSWVSVIGYGIQSAGLALVLEPTPLNLLGATVFGLLVGAIATASRGRPLLAQLVPVISAFAVTSLAILAAHRLGLDHVGLRALIPPLAMFLPGVAMTLAVVELTSRDMISGTSRLVAGFAQLAQLAFGIFIAVQILGESESQLTSIAVNKLGPWAPWVGVAVYTLGIMLFLGPPVRFVPWLLIVVYAAYAAQFFGDLAFGSYVSGVTGGFALTLCAMAMASRPGAPPAISLILPGFWLLVPGSMGLIGIAELFGADGDSAITVTFVSMFSVAFGLQAGLVGWQLARRVRRRGRGGFGLREHVA; from the coding sequence ATGGAAACCACACGCGCAGACGCACACATCCAGTTCCTTGCGCGTCTGGGTGCCTCGATGGCGGCGGCCAACTATCCGGTCACGCTGATCCGGCAGATGCTGCAACGCGCATCGGCGGCGTACGGCATCACCACCGAATCCGTTGTGCTGCCCAACAACGTCCAGGTGATCGGTCCGGCCGGCCCCAACGGCACGACCATCAAATCGGCGGCCGTCGACACCGATTTGCGGTTCGACCAGACCTTCCCGCTGGCCCGTCTGGTCTCCGCGGCGCGCAGAGGCGCCGTCGAGCCGGCCGCCGGCGAGGCCGAACTGCGCCGGATCACGGCCGCCCCGCACCGGCTGCCCTCCTGGGTCAGCGTCATCGGCTACGGCATCCAGAGCGCCGGGCTGGCGCTGGTCCTCGAGCCGACACCGCTGAACCTGCTCGGAGCGACGGTGTTCGGACTTCTCGTCGGTGCCATCGCCACGGCGTCGCGGGGGCGGCCGCTGCTGGCCCAGCTCGTCCCGGTGATCAGCGCGTTCGCCGTGACTTCGCTGGCGATCCTGGCTGCGCACCGGCTCGGTCTCGACCACGTGGGCCTGCGGGCGCTGATCCCTCCGCTGGCGATGTTCCTGCCGGGGGTCGCGATGACCCTGGCCGTCGTCGAGCTCACCTCACGCGACATGATCTCCGGGACCAGTCGGCTGGTGGCGGGGTTCGCGCAACTCGCCCAACTGGCGTTCGGGATCTTCATCGCCGTCCAGATCCTGGGGGAGAGCGAATCTCAGCTGACCTCGATCGCCGTCAACAAACTGGGTCCCTGGGCGCCGTGGGTCGGGGTGGCGGTCTACACCCTCGGGATCATGCTGTTCCTCGGGCCGCCGGTGCGCTTCGTCCCGTGGCTGCTGATCGTCGTCTACGCCGCCTACGCCGCGCAGTTCTTCGGCGACCTGGCGTTCGGCAGCTACGTCAGCGGGGTCACCGGAGGGTTTGCGCTGACGCTGTGCGCGATGGCGATGGCCAGCCGCCCCGGCGCACCACCGGCGATCTCGCTGATCCTGCCCGGCTTCTGGTTGCTGGTGCCGGGCTCGATGGGGCTGATCGGCATCGCCGAACTCTTCGGCGCCGACGGCGATTCTGCGATCACCGTCACGTTCGTGTCGATGTTCTCGGTGGCGTTCGGCCTCCAGGCCGGACTGGTGGGCTGGCAGCTGGCGCGGCGGGTGCGCAGGCGCGGACGGGGCGGGTTTGGCCTGCGTGAGCATGTCGCGTAA
- a CDS encoding Zn-ribbon domain-containing OB-fold protein, with protein sequence MSASVQPAIDGWFATDESGATHLIGGKCTGCGTFVFPPRENNCPNPGCASDELALVPLSRQGTLWSYTENRYAPPPPYPSPDPFEPFAVAAVELADEGLIVLGKVVEGTLAADLTIGMTMELTTMTLYTDDNGVEHTTHAWRIAQ encoded by the coding sequence GTGTCCGCTTCTGTTCAGCCCGCGATCGACGGGTGGTTTGCGACTGATGAGTCCGGTGCGACGCATTTGATCGGTGGTAAGTGCACCGGGTGTGGGACGTTTGTGTTCCCGCCACGGGAGAACAACTGCCCCAACCCCGGGTGTGCCAGTGACGAGTTGGCGTTGGTGCCACTCTCGCGGCAGGGCACCCTGTGGTCCTACACCGAAAACCGCTACGCCCCACCCCCGCCGTACCCGTCCCCGGACCCGTTCGAACCGTTCGCCGTCGCGGCCGTGGAACTGGCCGACGAAGGCCTGATCGTGCTGGGCAAGGTCGTCGAAGGCACCCTGGCCGCCGACCTGACCATCGGCATGACCATGGAACTGACCACCATGACCCTCTACACCGACGACAACGGTGTCGAACACACCACCCACGCCTGGAGGATCGCCCAATGA
- a CDS encoding LysR family transcriptional regulator, with product MEFRQLEYFVAVVEERGFTRAAHRERVAQPAVSAQIRQLERRVGQPLFIRGTREVRLTQAGAALLPHARAALGAVRACRAAVDAVAGVVRGTVAIGTVTLHPVDIAALIAAFHTDHPDVEITLTTDSSDVLLTKLDDGRLDVAMVSIGAVEDPTGLDYAVVTEETFEAAVAQRHPLARRKTLTLAALCDHPLISLPVGTGMRHRLDTACAAAGLRPRMSFEATSPAELAELARRGLGVAVLPASMARNTPGLHALRLTPELRGRLVWAWRREPASTAARLFREQAARVGAR from the coding sequence ATGGAGTTCCGTCAGCTGGAGTACTTCGTCGCGGTGGTCGAGGAGCGGGGCTTCACCAGGGCCGCGCACCGGGAGCGGGTGGCTCAGCCGGCGGTCAGCGCCCAGATCCGGCAGTTGGAACGTCGCGTCGGACAACCGTTGTTCATTCGCGGGACGCGGGAGGTCCGGCTGACGCAGGCCGGGGCGGCGTTGCTTCCGCACGCCCGGGCGGCCCTCGGTGCGGTGCGGGCGTGCCGGGCCGCGGTCGACGCCGTCGCCGGGGTGGTCCGCGGCACCGTCGCGATCGGCACGGTGACCCTGCATCCGGTCGACATCGCGGCGTTGATCGCCGCCTTCCACACCGACCATCCCGATGTCGAGATCACGTTGACCACCGACAGTTCCGACGTGCTGCTGACCAAGCTGGACGACGGCCGGCTCGACGTGGCCATGGTGTCGATCGGTGCCGTGGAGGATCCCACTGGACTGGACTACGCGGTGGTCACCGAGGAGACCTTCGAGGCGGCGGTCGCGCAGCGGCACCCGCTGGCGCGGCGCAAGACCCTGACGTTGGCGGCGTTGTGTGACCACCCGCTGATCTCGCTGCCGGTGGGTACCGGGATGCGTCATCGGCTCGACACCGCTTGCGCTGCAGCGGGACTGCGGCCAAGGATGTCGTTCGAGGCGACCAGCCCCGCAGAGCTCGCCGAGCTCGCCCGCCGCGGTCTCGGCGTCGCGGTACTGCCGGCGTCGATGGCGCGCAACACTCCGGGCCTGCACGCCCTGCGATTGACGCCCGAACTGCGCGGCAGGCTGGTGTGGGCCTGGCGCCGGGAACCCGCGAGCACGGCGGCGCGGCTGTTCCGCGAACAGGCAGCCCGGGTGGGCGCCCGCTGA
- the polA gene encoding DNA polymerase I, translated as MSPAKTASETTTGKPEAGGKPTLMLLDGNSLAFRAFYALPAENFKTQGGLTTNAVYGFTAMLINLLRDEQPTHIAAAFDVSRQTFRKEKYPEYKEGRSATPDEFRGQIDITKEVLGALGITVLAEAGFEADDIIATLATQAEGEGYRVLVVTGDRDSLQLVSDDVTVLYPRKGVSELTRFTPEAVQEKYGLSPTQYPDFAALRGDPSDNLPGIPGVGEKTATKWIAEYGSLQALVDNVDKVKGKVGDALRANLSSVILNRELTDLVRDVPLPQTPDTLRMQPWNRDHIHRLFDDLEFRVLRDRLFDTLASADPEVEEGFDVRGGALEAGTLAPWLAENSDGRRFGLAVVGNHLAFDSDATALAIVASGGDGRYIDTAALDPEDEKALASWLADPSVPKALHEAKLAMHDLQGRGWTLAGVTSDTALAAYLVRPGQRSFALDDLSLRYLKRELRADNPEQQQLSLLDDSEGVDDQAVQTLLLRASAVTDLADALDEELARIDSSALLGGMELPVQRVLAELETAGIAVDVDKLSELQSEFAGRIRDAAEAAYAVIGKQINLGSPKQLQVVLFDELGMPKTKKTKTGYTTDADALQSLFDKTGHPFLQHLLDHRDVTRLKVTVDGLLNAVASDGRIHTTFNQTIAATGRLSSTEPNLQNIPIRTEAGRRIRDAFVVGDRYAELMTADYSQIEMRIMAHLSQDEGLIEAFNTGEDLHSFVASRAFSVPIDEVTPELRRRVKAMSYGLAYGLSAYGLSQQLKISTEEAKEQMEQYFARFGGVRDYLRDVVDQARKDGYTSTVFGRRRYLPELDSSNRQVREAAERAALNAPIQGSAADIIKVAMINVDQAIKDAGLESRTLLQVHDELLFEVADGERETLDALVREHMGNAYALDVPLEVSVGYGRSWDAAAH; from the coding sequence GTGAGCCCTGCCAAGACTGCATCGGAGACCACGACCGGTAAACCGGAGGCGGGCGGCAAGCCCACCCTGATGCTGCTGGACGGCAACTCCCTGGCCTTTCGCGCCTTCTACGCGCTGCCCGCCGAGAACTTCAAGACCCAGGGCGGCCTGACCACCAACGCGGTCTACGGGTTCACCGCGATGCTGATCAACCTGCTCCGCGACGAGCAGCCCACCCACATCGCCGCGGCCTTCGACGTCTCCCGCCAGACGTTCCGCAAGGAGAAATACCCGGAGTACAAGGAGGGCCGGTCGGCGACTCCCGACGAGTTCCGCGGCCAGATCGACATCACCAAAGAGGTGCTCGGCGCGCTCGGTATCACGGTGCTCGCCGAAGCGGGCTTCGAAGCCGACGACATCATCGCGACGCTGGCCACCCAGGCCGAGGGCGAGGGCTACCGGGTGCTCGTCGTCACCGGCGACCGTGACTCGTTGCAGTTGGTCAGCGACGACGTGACGGTGCTCTACCCGCGCAAGGGCGTCAGCGAGCTGACCCGGTTCACCCCGGAGGCGGTGCAGGAGAAGTACGGGCTCAGCCCGACGCAGTACCCGGATTTTGCGGCGCTGCGCGGGGACCCCAGCGACAACCTGCCCGGCATCCCCGGGGTCGGGGAGAAGACCGCGACCAAGTGGATCGCCGAGTACGGGTCGCTGCAGGCGCTGGTCGACAACGTCGACAAGGTCAAGGGCAAGGTGGGCGATGCGCTGCGGGCGAACCTGTCCAGCGTGATCCTCAACCGCGAGCTCACCGACCTGGTCCGCGACGTCCCGCTGCCCCAGACCCCTGACACGCTGCGGATGCAGCCGTGGAACCGCGACCACATCCACCGGCTCTTCGATGATCTGGAGTTCCGGGTCCTGCGGGATCGCCTGTTCGACACCCTGGCGTCGGCGGACCCCGAGGTCGAGGAAGGGTTCGACGTCCGCGGCGGCGCGCTGGAGGCCGGGACGTTGGCCCCGTGGCTGGCCGAGAACAGCGACGGGCGCCGGTTCGGGCTGGCGGTGGTCGGCAACCACCTCGCGTTCGACAGTGACGCGACCGCACTGGCCATCGTCGCCTCGGGCGGCGACGGCCGCTACATCGACACCGCCGCCCTCGACCCCGAGGACGAGAAAGCACTGGCCTCCTGGCTGGCCGATCCGAGCGTGCCCAAGGCGCTGCACGAGGCCAAGCTCGCGATGCACGATCTGCAGGGTCGCGGCTGGACGCTGGCCGGCGTCACCTCCGACACCGCCCTGGCCGCCTACCTGGTGCGACCGGGGCAGCGCAGCTTCGCGCTCGACGACCTGTCGCTGCGATATCTGAAACGTGAATTGCGCGCGGACAACCCTGAGCAGCAACAGCTTTCGCTGCTCGACGACAGTGAGGGCGTCGACGATCAGGCCGTGCAGACCCTGCTGCTGCGCGCCAGCGCGGTCACCGACCTCGCCGACGCGCTCGACGAGGAGCTGGCCCGCATCGATTCCTCGGCGCTGCTGGGCGGTATGGAGCTGCCGGTGCAGCGGGTGCTGGCGGAGCTGGAAACGGCCGGCATCGCCGTCGACGTCGACAAGCTGTCGGAGCTGCAGAGCGAGTTCGCCGGCCGGATCCGCGACGCGGCCGAGGCGGCCTACGCGGTGATCGGCAAGCAGATCAACCTCGGCTCGCCCAAGCAGCTGCAGGTGGTCCTGTTCGACGAACTCGGCATGCCGAAGACCAAGAAGACCAAGACGGGCTACACCACCGACGCCGACGCGCTGCAGTCGCTGTTCGACAAGACCGGGCATCCGTTCCTGCAGCACCTGCTGGATCACCGCGACGTGACCCGGCTGAAGGTGACGGTCGACGGCCTGCTCAACGCGGTCGCCTCCGACGGGCGGATCCACACCACGTTCAACCAGACGATCGCCGCGACCGGGCGGCTCTCGTCGACCGAACCGAACCTGCAGAACATCCCGATCCGCACCGAGGCCGGCCGCCGGATCCGCGACGCGTTCGTGGTGGGAGATCGCTACGCCGAGCTGATGACCGCGGACTACAGCCAGATCGAGATGCGCATCATGGCGCACCTGTCGCAGGACGAGGGGCTCATCGAGGCGTTCAACACCGGCGAGGATCTGCACTCGTTCGTCGCGTCGCGCGCGTTCTCGGTGCCGATCGACGAGGTGACCCCAGAGTTGCGCCGCCGGGTCAAGGCGATGTCGTACGGGCTGGCCTACGGGCTGAGCGCCTACGGACTGTCCCAGCAGCTCAAGATCTCCACTGAAGAGGCCAAGGAGCAGATGGAGCAGTACTTCGCCCGGTTCGGCGGGGTGCGCGACTACCTGCGCGACGTGGTCGACCAGGCGCGCAAGGACGGCTACACCTCCACGGTGTTCGGTCGCCGCCGCTACCTGCCCGAGCTCGACAGCAGCAACCGGCAGGTCCGCGAGGCCGCCGAGCGGGCCGCGCTGAACGCGCCGATCCAGGGCAGCGCCGCCGACATCATCAAAGTCGCGATGATCAACGTCGACCAGGCCATCAAGGACGCCGGGCTGGAGTCCCGCACGCTGCTTCAGGTGCACGACGAACTGCTCTTCGAAGTCGCCGACGGCGAGCGCGAAACCCTCGACGCGCTGGTGCGCGAGCACATGGGCAATGCGTATGCGCTCGACGTGCCGCTGGAGGTCTCGGTCGGATACGGCCGCAGTTGGGACGCCGCGGCGCACTGA
- a CDS encoding lipid-transfer protein: protein MSPDPVYILGAGMHPWGKWGRDFTEYGVVAARAALTEANLDWQQIQLVAGADTIRNGYPGFVAGATFAQKLGWNGIPVTSSYAACASGSQALQSARAQILAGLCDVALVIGADTTPKGFFAPVGGERRNDPDWQRFHLIGATNTVYFALLARRRMDLYGATVDDFAAVKVKNARHGINNPYARYRKEATIDDVLASPVVSDPLRLLDICATSDGAAALIVASKDFTEKHLGSVHGVPSVRAISLQSPQYPQHLPELPDIATDSTAVVPGPDRVFKDQILDAAYTEAGIGPEDLSMAEVYDLSTALELDWYEHLGLCARGEAEHLLRSGATTLGGRIPVNPSGGLASFGEAIPAQAIAQICELTWQLKGQATGRQVEGATVGITANQGLFGHGSSVIIAR, encoded by the coding sequence ATGAGCCCCGACCCGGTCTACATCCTCGGCGCGGGCATGCACCCCTGGGGCAAATGGGGCCGCGACTTCACCGAATACGGCGTCGTGGCCGCCCGGGCCGCCCTGACCGAGGCCAACCTCGACTGGCAACAAATCCAACTCGTCGCCGGTGCGGACACCATCCGCAACGGCTACCCCGGCTTCGTCGCCGGAGCCACCTTCGCCCAAAAACTCGGCTGGAACGGCATCCCCGTCACCTCCAGTTACGCCGCCTGCGCCTCCGGCTCCCAAGCCCTGCAATCCGCACGCGCCCAAATCCTGGCCGGCCTGTGCGACGTCGCCCTGGTCATCGGCGCCGACACCACCCCCAAAGGCTTCTTCGCCCCCGTCGGCGGCGAACGCCGCAACGACCCCGACTGGCAACGCTTCCACCTCATCGGGGCCACCAACACCGTCTACTTCGCCCTCCTCGCGCGCCGCCGCATGGACCTCTACGGCGCCACCGTCGACGACTTCGCCGCCGTGAAAGTCAAAAACGCCCGCCACGGCATCAACAACCCGTACGCCCGCTACCGCAAAGAAGCCACCATCGACGACGTCCTGGCCTCCCCCGTCGTCTCCGACCCCCTGCGCCTGCTCGACATCTGCGCCACCAGCGATGGCGCCGCCGCACTCATCGTCGCCTCCAAAGACTTCACCGAAAAACACCTCGGATCCGTCCACGGCGTCCCCAGCGTGCGCGCAATCAGCCTGCAATCACCCCAATACCCCCAACACCTCCCCGAACTACCCGACATCGCCACCGACTCCACCGCCGTCGTACCCGGCCCCGACCGCGTCTTCAAAGACCAAATCCTCGACGCCGCCTACACCGAAGCCGGCATCGGCCCCGAAGACCTGTCGATGGCCGAGGTCTACGACCTGTCCACCGCCCTAGAACTCGACTGGTACGAACACCTCGGCCTCTGCGCCCGCGGCGAGGCCGAACACCTCCTACGCTCCGGAGCCACCACCCTCGGCGGCCGCATCCCCGTCAACCCCTCCGGCGGCCTCGCCAGCTTCGGCGAAGCCATCCCCGCCCAAGCCATCGCCCAAATCTGCGAACTCACCTGGCAACTCAAAGGCCAAGCCACCGGCCGCCAAGTCGAGGGCGCCACCGTCGGCATCACCGCCAACCAAGGACTCTTCGGCCACGGCAGCTCCGTCATCATCGCCCGCTGA